Proteins encoded together in one Catellatospora citrea window:
- a CDS encoding ATP-binding protein, whose protein sequence is MSEEQPGTPVGRVLGTEDASPLTFWVAVAEGSYLQLDDVVVTQRPLPDIGMVTIAGVVTSVRARHEGASFDSDVFAIAEGMLPAQVQEAAEVTVTRVEPEVYVPPLPGAVAFRAQGESRDSALSFDRMQRRLPIGTGRDGAPVYLNADFLDGSRGAHVSISGISGVATKTSFATFLLYSVFRSGVFGGDAVNTKALIFNVKGEDLLFLDHQNTRLDERTRAQYHKLGLEAAPFPQVSVFAPARAGDPTGSPDVASRLTGVDPFYWTLAQFCTDRLLPYVFADADDERQQYTMVVHSVTAQLAKNAVPTDGGITLDGFRINSYEQLVDHLVEQLNDEDTRGAWSGSSVGIGTINAFARRLINSKRDLARLIRGDLPERRAHSISTAESAQVTVVDLHNLPDRAQRFVVGVTLKTEFERKEKAGSPKPLLFVVLDELNKYAPRDGSSPIKDVLLDIAERGRSLGVVLIGAQQTASEVERRIVANSAIRVVGRLDPAEAGRPEYGFLPPAQRQRVLLAKPGTMFVGQPEIPVPLAVEFPFPAWATRPSEAGPAPRATLASMVSATDPFAVVGSGARNGMADDEIPF, encoded by the coding sequence GTGAGCGAGGAGCAGCCGGGAACCCCGGTCGGGCGGGTGCTGGGCACCGAGGACGCGAGTCCGCTGACCTTCTGGGTCGCGGTCGCGGAGGGGTCATACCTGCAGCTGGACGACGTCGTGGTGACCCAGCGGCCACTGCCCGACATCGGCATGGTCACCATCGCCGGGGTGGTGACCAGCGTGCGGGCCCGCCACGAGGGCGCGAGCTTCGACTCCGACGTGTTCGCCATCGCCGAGGGCATGCTGCCCGCGCAGGTCCAGGAGGCGGCCGAGGTCACCGTCACCCGGGTCGAGCCGGAGGTGTACGTGCCGCCGCTGCCCGGCGCGGTCGCGTTCCGGGCCCAGGGCGAGTCGCGCGACAGCGCGCTGTCCTTCGACCGCATGCAGCGCCGCCTGCCCATCGGCACCGGCCGCGACGGAGCTCCGGTCTACCTCAACGCCGACTTCCTCGACGGCAGCCGGGGCGCACACGTGTCCATCTCCGGCATCTCGGGCGTGGCGACGAAGACCAGCTTCGCGACCTTCCTGCTCTACTCCGTGTTCCGCTCGGGCGTGTTCGGCGGCGACGCGGTCAACACCAAGGCGCTCATCTTCAACGTCAAGGGCGAGGACCTGCTGTTCCTCGACCACCAGAACACCCGCCTGGACGAGCGCACCCGCGCGCAGTATCACAAGCTCGGCCTGGAGGCCGCGCCGTTCCCGCAGGTCAGCGTGTTCGCCCCGGCCCGCGCCGGGGACCCGACCGGCAGCCCCGACGTGGCCAGCCGGCTCACCGGGGTGGACCCGTTCTACTGGACGCTGGCGCAGTTCTGCACCGACCGGCTGCTGCCGTACGTGTTCGCCGACGCCGACGACGAGCGCCAGCAGTACACGATGGTGGTGCACTCGGTCACCGCGCAGCTGGCCAAGAACGCGGTGCCCACCGACGGCGGCATCACCCTCGACGGCTTCCGCATCAACAGCTACGAGCAGCTTGTCGACCACCTGGTGGAGCAGCTCAACGACGAGGACACCCGGGGCGCGTGGTCCGGCAGCTCGGTCGGCATCGGCACCATCAACGCGTTCGCCCGGCGGCTCATCAACAGCAAGCGCGACCTGGCCCGGCTGATCCGCGGCGACCTGCCCGAGCGCCGCGCGCACAGCATCTCCACCGCCGAGAGCGCCCAGGTCACCGTCGTCGACCTGCACAACCTGCCGGACCGCGCGCAGCGCTTCGTGGTCGGCGTGACGCTGAAGACCGAGTTCGAGCGCAAGGAGAAGGCCGGCAGCCCCAAGCCGCTGCTGTTCGTGGTGCTCGACGAGCTGAACAAGTACGCGCCCCGCGACGGCTCCAGCCCGATCAAGGACGTGCTGCTCGACATCGCCGAGCGCGGCCGCTCGCTGGGCGTGGTGCTGATCGGCGCGCAGCAGACCGCCTCCGAGGTGGAGCGGCGCATCGTCGCCAACTCGGCGATCCGGGTCGTCGGCCGGCTGGACCCGGCCGAGGCCGGCCGCCCGGAGTACGGCTTCCTCCCGCCCGCCCAGCGCCAGCGGGTGCTGCTGGCCAAGCCCGGCACCATGTTCGTCGGCCAGCCGGAGATCCCGGTGCCGCTGGCGGTGGAGTTCCCGTTCCCGGCCTGGGCCACCCGGCCCAGCGAGGCGGGTCCCGCGCCGCGGGCGACGCTGGCCAGCATGGTCAGCGCCACCGACCCGTTCGCGGTGGTCGGTTCGGGCGCGCGCAACGGCATGGCCGACGACGAGATCCCCTTCTGA
- a CDS encoding SigE family RNA polymerase sigma factor, which translates to MTHSDTFAEFVATRSPRLLRTAYLLTHDWGQAEDLLQTSLVKAWSAWRRIDADPEPYVRRILVNTYATWWRRRWRGEQPTAVLPERAGSDPHRNVDARDEVWRALGRLPRRQRAVLVLRYFEDLSEAQIAEAMGVSVGTVKSQAAKALARLRLDESLTIEGAFA; encoded by the coding sequence GTGACGCACAGCGACACCTTCGCGGAGTTCGTGGCGACCCGCTCGCCACGGCTGCTCCGCACCGCCTACCTGCTCACCCACGACTGGGGGCAGGCCGAGGACCTGCTGCAGACCAGCCTGGTCAAGGCGTGGAGCGCGTGGCGGCGCATCGACGCCGACCCCGAGCCGTACGTGCGCCGCATCCTCGTCAACACGTACGCCACCTGGTGGCGGCGGCGCTGGCGGGGTGAGCAGCCCACGGCGGTGCTGCCGGAACGGGCGGGCAGCGATCCGCACCGGAACGTCGACGCCCGCGACGAGGTGTGGCGGGCGCTGGGCCGGCTGCCCCGCCGCCAGCGGGCCGTGCTGGTGCTGCGGTACTTCGAGGACCTCAGCGAGGCGCAGATCGCCGAGGCGATGGGGGTGTCCGTCGGCACCGTGAAGAGCCAGGCCGCCAAGGCGCTGGCCCGGCTGCGCCTGGACGAGTCGCTCACGATCGAGGGGGCCTTCGCATGA
- a CDS encoding pyrimidine reductase family protein produces MVRLPAPAAAAHSPGHRGGGRVITGRLAALDDDDLARLYPRADSPWLRVNFVSSLDGAVTVDGLSTGLSGDDDKRVFRLLRRLCDGLLVGAGTLRDERYRPLTLDAARRAWRGEQGLPAYPRLVVVSATLRLDPAAPALADAPVRPLILTGPAADPAARRALAPVADVADVPGLAAGLRLLHGRGLTQLLCEGGPRLLGSLGAEDLVDELCLTLSPLLAGAGSGRITAGPPHLPRPMTTAHVLTTDEGFLLTRHVRKGTFSSL; encoded by the coding sequence ATGGTGCGACTGCCAGCACCGGCCGCAGCAGCCCACTCCCCCGGCCACCGGGGCGGCGGGCGAGTGATCACCGGCCGCCTGGCCGCGCTGGACGACGACGACCTGGCGCGGCTGTACCCGCGCGCGGACTCCCCCTGGCTGCGGGTGAACTTCGTGTCGAGCCTGGACGGCGCGGTCACCGTGGACGGGTTGTCCACCGGGCTCTCCGGCGACGACGACAAGCGCGTCTTCCGGCTGCTGCGCAGGCTCTGCGACGGGCTGCTCGTCGGCGCGGGCACGCTGCGCGACGAGCGCTACCGCCCGCTCACCCTGGACGCGGCCCGGAGGGCCTGGCGGGGCGAGCAGGGGCTGCCCGCGTACCCCCGGCTGGTCGTGGTCTCGGCCACGCTGCGCCTGGACCCGGCCGCGCCCGCGCTGGCCGACGCCCCGGTGCGGCCCTTGATCCTCACCGGCCCGGCCGCCGATCCCGCCGCCCGCCGCGCCCTGGCCCCGGTCGCCGACGTCGCCGACGTGCCCGGCCTGGCCGCCGGCCTGCGCCTGCTGCACGGGCGGGGCCTGACCCAGCTCCTCTGCGAGGGCGGCCCCCGCCTGCTCGGCTCCCTCGGCGCGGAGGATCTGGTCGACGAGCTGTGCCTGACCCTGTCCCCGCTGCTGGCCGGGGCGGGCTCCGGCCGCATCACCGCAGGCCCGCCCCACCTGCCCCGCCCCATGACCACCGCCCACGTCCTCACCACCGACGAGGGCTTCCTCCTCACCCGCCACGTAAGGAAGGGCACCTTCTCATCGCTATAG
- a CDS encoding potassium channel family protein: MAGPKTKNAAAIERGQIKLPEREIEPVRQIGRRVLYGLGILAAVVCVVMADSTGYKDGSDGQMSWLDALYYATVTLSTTGYGDIVPVSPTARLVNVLVITPLRIAFLAILVGTAFQVLTKNYRDQVRRDRWRKTLRGHTVVIGYGTKGANAIRQLQASGTSPEQVVVVDNRQEYIDEANRDGYAAVLGDATRAVVLRQASVHTAARVIVATNRDDTAVLATLTVRQLNPKCLVAVAIREAENEPLLLRSGADAVITSSAAAGRLLGVAAKSPLVSEVFSDLLVHGDGLELVERPVRPEEIGRTPRECPEPVVAVLRSGKALPWQEVATLESGDSLVVVGCRPRNRNGEVTSVIGTP, from the coding sequence ATGGCCGGGCCGAAGACCAAGAACGCCGCCGCGATCGAGCGCGGGCAGATCAAGCTGCCCGAGCGCGAGATCGAGCCGGTCCGCCAGATCGGCCGGCGCGTCCTGTACGGCCTGGGCATCCTGGCCGCGGTCGTGTGCGTGGTGATGGCCGACAGCACCGGCTACAAGGACGGCTCCGACGGCCAGATGAGCTGGCTGGACGCGCTCTACTACGCCACGGTGACGCTGTCGACCACCGGCTACGGCGACATCGTGCCGGTCAGCCCCACCGCCCGGCTGGTGAACGTCCTGGTCATCACCCCGCTGCGGATCGCGTTCCTGGCCATCCTGGTCGGCACGGCGTTCCAGGTGCTCACCAAGAACTACCGTGACCAAGTGCGGCGCGACCGCTGGAGGAAGACCTTGCGAGGGCACACCGTCGTCATCGGATACGGCACCAAGGGCGCCAACGCGATCCGCCAACTGCAGGCCTCCGGCACCTCCCCGGAGCAGGTGGTGGTGGTCGACAACCGGCAGGAGTACATCGACGAGGCCAACCGCGACGGGTACGCCGCCGTGCTCGGCGACGCCACCCGGGCCGTGGTGCTGCGCCAGGCCTCGGTGCACACCGCCGCCCGCGTCATCGTGGCCACCAACCGCGACGACACCGCGGTGCTGGCCACCCTCACGGTCCGCCAGCTCAACCCGAAGTGCCTGGTCGCCGTGGCGATCAGGGAGGCCGAGAACGAGCCGCTGCTGCTGCGCTCCGGTGCCGACGCGGTGATCACCTCATCCGCGGCAGCCGGCCGGCTGCTCGGCGTCGCCGCCAAGTCGCCCCTGGTCAGCGAGGTCTTCTCGGACCTGCTGGTGCACGGCGACGGGCTGGAACTCGTCGAACGCCCGGTGCGGCCGGAGGAGATCGGCCGGACGCCGCGCGAGTGTCCGGAGCCGGTGGTCGCCGTGCTGCGCAGCGGCAAGGCACTGCCCTGGCAGGAGGTCGCCACGCTGGAGTCCGGCGACAGCCTGGTCGTCGTCGGCTGCCGCCCCCGCAACCGGAACGGCGAGGTCACCTCGGTCATCGGCACGCCCTGA
- a CDS encoding ABC transporter substrate-binding protein, giving the protein MSTNLRRRSFAAIALAAAVTLGAAACSSEEPGTGPTEQITLNVDVFGNFGYEELYKQYMAEHPNVKIVERGTGSQLDAHNQQLTQRLAAGAGAGDVVALEEGVIISYLDKANLFTDLGEYGAKDLAGNFIPWKFQQGTTADGKILGLGTDVGSMAMCYRTDLFKKAGLPTERDKVSALWPTWDDYIKTGQTFKSKVKDAGFIDAVTNTYNTILMQKAGQGAGYTYFDKSGAITIDTNPAVKDSYDLAVKILDAGLSAKLQAWTQEWNNGFKQAQFATIACPAWMTGYITEQNGADGKGKWDIAAAPGGGGNWGGSFLAVPKQSKHAKEAAELVKFLTNPAGQTAAFKSKGNLPSSPQALADAAVKAAVNEYFSSAPTGDIFAKGALDLKPVYLGAKNAPVRTAVENALRTVEQGTKSSADAWTAAVTDGKKAAQ; this is encoded by the coding sequence ATGAGCACGAATCTGCGGCGCCGTTCCTTCGCGGCGATCGCACTCGCTGCCGCCGTCACGCTCGGCGCAGCGGCCTGCTCGTCGGAGGAGCCGGGCACCGGCCCCACCGAGCAGATCACCCTGAATGTGGATGTCTTCGGCAACTTCGGTTACGAAGAGCTTTACAAGCAGTACATGGCCGAGCACCCCAACGTGAAGATCGTTGAGCGTGGCACGGGCTCCCAGCTGGACGCGCACAACCAGCAGCTGACCCAGCGGCTCGCCGCCGGCGCCGGTGCGGGTGACGTCGTCGCCCTCGAAGAGGGCGTGATCATCTCCTACCTGGACAAGGCCAACCTGTTCACCGACCTCGGTGAGTACGGCGCCAAGGACCTCGCGGGCAACTTCATCCCGTGGAAGTTCCAGCAGGGCACCACCGCCGACGGCAAGATCCTGGGCCTCGGCACCGACGTCGGCTCGATGGCCATGTGCTACCGCACCGACCTGTTCAAGAAGGCCGGCCTGCCGACCGAGCGTGACAAGGTCTCGGCCCTGTGGCCGACCTGGGACGACTACATCAAGACCGGTCAGACGTTCAAGAGCAAGGTCAAGGACGCCGGCTTCATCGACGCGGTGACCAACACCTACAACACGATCCTGATGCAGAAGGCCGGTCAGGGCGCGGGCTACACCTACTTCGACAAGTCGGGTGCGATCACGATCGACACCAACCCGGCGGTCAAGGACTCCTACGACCTCGCGGTCAAGATCCTGGACGCGGGTCTGTCGGCCAAGCTGCAGGCCTGGACCCAGGAGTGGAACAACGGCTTCAAGCAGGCCCAGTTCGCCACCATCGCCTGCCCGGCGTGGATGACCGGTTACATCACCGAGCAGAACGGCGCCGACGGCAAGGGCAAGTGGGACATCGCTGCCGCGCCCGGTGGCGGCGGCAACTGGGGCGGTTCGTTCCTCGCCGTGCCGAAGCAGTCCAAGCACGCCAAGGAGGCTGCTGAGCTGGTCAAGTTCCTGACCAACCCGGCCGGCCAGACCGCCGCCTTCAAGTCGAAGGGCAACCTGCCCTCGTCGCCGCAGGCCCTGGCCGACGCGGCCGTCAAGGCCGCCGTGAACGAGTACTTCAGCAGCGCCCCGACCGGCGACATCTTCGCCAAGGGCGCCCTGGACCTCAAGCCGGTCTACCTGGGCGCGAAGAACGCCCCGGTGCGCACCGCGGTCGAGAACGCGCTCCGCACGGTGGAGCAGGGCACCAAGTCGTCCGCCGACGCCTGGACCGCCGCCGTCACCGACGGCAAGAAGGCCGCCCAGTAA
- a CDS encoding carbohydrate ABC transporter permease: protein MAVQSSTRPEVAPGQRRGGSKPPMEPQRSRGVLGRLDIKYSPYLYIAPFFVVFGIFGLWPLIYTLRMSLYDWDLGSTVETAKFVGFDNFTMFLGDSDFWNSVVNTIAMFLMSTIPQLILALILANALNKRLRGRTLLRMGVLIPNITSVAAVSIVFTQLYNRDFGLINWVLGFVGVEPIDWTARSWSSWVAISSMVDWRWTGYNALIFLAAMQSIPRDIYESASIDGASGWRQFWTMTVPMLRPTIIFVTIISTIGGLQLYGEPLLFTGGGNPLLGGSDRQSQTVTMFLMEQFYMKFELGRAATVAWLLFILIMIFSIINFLFTRSLRSADGKAKQRKGVTR from the coding sequence ATGGCAGTGCAATCCTCCACGCGACCTGAGGTCGCGCCGGGGCAGCGCAGGGGTGGGTCGAAGCCGCCCATGGAACCGCAGCGGAGCAGGGGAGTGCTCGGGCGGCTCGACATCAAGTACTCCCCGTACCTCTACATCGCGCCGTTCTTCGTGGTGTTCGGCATCTTCGGCCTGTGGCCGCTGATCTACACCCTGCGGATGTCGCTCTACGACTGGGATCTCGGCTCCACCGTCGAGACCGCGAAGTTCGTCGGGTTCGACAACTTCACGATGTTCCTCGGCGACTCCGACTTCTGGAACTCGGTCGTCAACACGATCGCGATGTTCCTCATGTCCACGATCCCGCAGCTGATCCTCGCGCTGATCCTGGCGAACGCGCTCAACAAGCGCCTGCGCGGCCGCACGCTGCTGCGAATGGGCGTGCTGATCCCGAACATCACCTCGGTGGCCGCGGTCTCCATCGTCTTCACCCAGCTCTACAACCGCGACTTCGGTCTGATCAACTGGGTGCTCGGCTTCGTCGGCGTCGAGCCGATCGACTGGACGGCGCGCAGCTGGTCGTCGTGGGTGGCCATCTCCTCGATGGTGGACTGGCGCTGGACCGGCTACAACGCGCTGATCTTCCTGGCCGCGATGCAGTCCATCCCGCGCGACATCTACGAGTCGGCGTCGATCGACGGAGCGTCGGGCTGGCGGCAGTTCTGGACCATGACGGTGCCGATGCTGCGGCCCACCATCATCTTCGTGACCATCATCTCGACCATCGGCGGCCTGCAGCTCTACGGTGAGCCGCTGCTGTTCACCGGCGGCGGCAACCCGCTGCTGGGCGGTTCGGACCGCCAGTCGCAGACGGTGACGATGTTCCTGATGGAGCAGTTCTACATGAAGTTCGAGCTGGGTCGGGCCGCCACGGTCGCCTGGCTGCTCTTCATCCTGATCATGATATTCAGCATCATCAACTTCCTGTTCACCCGGAGCCTCCGGTCCGCGGACGGGAAGGCCAAGCAGAGGAAGGGCGTGACGCGATGA
- a CDS encoding carbohydrate ABC transporter permease, giving the protein MTATAVRTGTTPTPAPKRRRRKGGGAAERLWQASPLTYITLLAAVGLSIFPLYYMFVIATRTNDAIGQTPPPVTPGGEIGGNVDRLLSNDSAAFMTGLVNSAIVATVVTVFVVFFSSLAGFAFAKLQFKGRNGMMLAILITMMVPTQLGIVPLYQMMYEWDLHNKLPSIILPFLVSGFGVFMMRQYASQAVPDELIEAARMDGCSTFRTYWNVVLPGLRPAIAVLGLFTFMEQWNSFLWPQIALGDPTNPTVQLSLQRLSQGYYNDYSQVFAGTLLSVVPLLVIFIIFGRQIIGGIMEGAVKA; this is encoded by the coding sequence ATGACCGCCACCGCAGTCCGGACCGGCACCACGCCCACGCCCGCGCCGAAGCGTCGCCGCCGCAAGGGCGGTGGCGCCGCGGAGCGGCTCTGGCAGGCCAGCCCGCTCACGTACATCACCCTGTTGGCCGCGGTGGGGCTGTCGATCTTCCCGCTGTACTACATGTTCGTCATCGCGACCCGCACCAACGACGCGATCGGGCAGACCCCGCCCCCGGTGACCCCGGGCGGCGAGATCGGCGGCAACGTCGACCGCCTGCTGTCCAACGACAGCGCAGCGTTCATGACCGGCCTGGTGAACTCCGCCATCGTCGCGACCGTGGTCACCGTGTTCGTGGTGTTCTTCTCGTCGCTGGCCGGCTTCGCCTTCGCGAAGCTGCAGTTCAAGGGCCGCAACGGGATGATGCTGGCGATCCTGATCACGATGATGGTCCCGACGCAGCTCGGCATCGTGCCGCTCTACCAGATGATGTACGAGTGGGACCTGCACAACAAGCTGCCCTCGATCATCCTGCCGTTCCTGGTCAGCGGCTTCGGCGTGTTCATGATGCGCCAGTACGCGAGCCAGGCCGTGCCGGACGAGCTCATCGAGGCGGCCCGGATGGACGGCTGCAGCACGTTCCGCACCTACTGGAACGTGGTGCTGCCGGGGCTGCGTCCCGCCATCGCGGTGCTGGGCCTGTTCACCTTCATGGAGCAGTGGAACTCGTTCCTCTGGCCGCAGATCGCGCTGGGCGACCCCACGAACCCGACCGTTCAGCTCTCCCTGCAGCGCCTCTCGCAGGGTTACTACAACGATTACTCCCAGGTGTTCGCGGGTACGCTGCTCAGTGTCGTGCCGTTGCTCGTGATCTTCATTATCTTCGGTCGTCAGATCATCGGCGGCATCATGGAAGGTGCAGTAAAAGCGTGA
- a CDS encoding GH1 family beta-glucosidase, translating to MTTQQDPQLATPTVSFPQDFLWGAATASYQIEGGAFEDGRTPSIWDTFSRTPGKVLNADSGDVACDHYHRRADDVALMAELGLRSYRFSVAWPRVQPGGRGPANQKGLDFYRGLVDDLLGRGIEPWLTLYHWDLPQELEDAGGWPERDTAYRFAEYAGLVHDALGDRVKFWTTHNEPWCSAFLGYGSGVHAPGVTDGAKALAAAHHLNLGHGLAVQAIRAAVPDRQMGITLNLHSLQAATDAPEDLDAVRRIDGVGNRIFLDPVFRGEYPADLLADTAELTDWSFVQDGDLAIINQPLDMLGVNYYTRQVVAGPSDDGAPQSHWRAPSAWPGSGQVRFLTRELPVTEMGWEVDPDGLVDLLQRTHENYGPIPMYITENGAAYDDKVAPDGSVPDPDRVAYLDAHLKACHEAMASGVPLRGYFAWSLLDNFEWAWGYSRRFGIVHVDYDTQVRTPKTSAHWYADVIRRGGLAA from the coding sequence GTGACCACTCAGCAAGACCCTCAGCTCGCCACGCCGACCGTGTCCTTCCCCCAGGACTTCCTCTGGGGTGCGGCCACTGCCTCCTACCAGATCGAGGGCGGCGCGTTCGAGGACGGGCGCACCCCGTCCATCTGGGACACCTTCTCCCGCACCCCGGGCAAGGTGCTCAACGCGGACTCCGGCGACGTCGCCTGCGACCACTACCACCGCAGGGCCGACGACGTCGCCCTCATGGCCGAGCTCGGGCTCCGGTCCTACCGTTTCTCCGTCGCGTGGCCCCGGGTGCAGCCCGGCGGTCGCGGGCCGGCCAATCAGAAGGGCCTCGACTTCTACCGGGGCCTGGTGGACGACCTGCTCGGCCGGGGCATCGAGCCCTGGCTGACGCTGTACCACTGGGACCTGCCGCAGGAGCTCGAGGACGCCGGCGGCTGGCCGGAGCGGGACACCGCCTACCGGTTCGCCGAGTACGCGGGCCTCGTCCACGACGCGCTCGGTGACCGGGTGAAGTTCTGGACCACCCACAACGAGCCGTGGTGCAGCGCGTTCCTCGGCTACGGCTCGGGCGTGCACGCGCCCGGCGTGACCGACGGCGCGAAGGCGCTGGCCGCCGCCCACCACCTCAACCTGGGCCACGGCCTGGCGGTGCAGGCGATCCGGGCCGCGGTGCCGGACCGGCAGATGGGCATCACGCTCAACCTGCACTCGCTGCAGGCCGCCACCGATGCCCCCGAGGACCTCGACGCGGTGCGCCGCATCGACGGCGTCGGCAACCGGATCTTCCTGGACCCGGTGTTCCGCGGGGAGTACCCGGCCGATCTGCTGGCGGACACCGCCGAGCTGACCGACTGGTCCTTCGTGCAGGACGGCGACCTGGCGATCATCAACCAGCCGCTGGACATGCTCGGCGTCAACTACTACACCCGCCAGGTCGTGGCCGGTCCGTCCGACGACGGCGCGCCGCAGTCGCACTGGCGGGCCCCGTCGGCGTGGCCGGGCAGCGGGCAGGTCCGCTTCCTGACCCGGGAGCTCCCGGTGACCGAGATGGGCTGGGAGGTCGACCCCGACGGGCTCGTCGACCTGCTGCAGCGCACGCACGAGAACTACGGCCCGATCCCGATGTACATCACCGAGAACGGCGCGGCGTACGACGACAAGGTCGCCCCCGACGGCTCGGTGCCGGATCCGGACCGGGTCGCCTACCTGGACGCCCACCTGAAGGCGTGCCATGAGGCGATGGCGTCCGGGGTGCCTTTGCGGGGATACTTCGCGTGGTCGCTGCTGGACAACTTCGAGTGGGCCTGGGGCTACTCGCGGCGGTTCGGCATCGTCCATGTCGACTATGACACCCAGGTTCGCACGCCCAAGACCAGTGCACACTGGTACGCGGACGTGATCCGGCGCGGCGGGCTCGCCGCCTGA
- a CDS encoding LacI family DNA-binding transcriptional regulator: protein MTTQRTRSAGRPTLDEVAALAGVGRGTVSRVVNGSPQVSPEARSAVQEAIKELGYVPNRAARALVTQRTDSVALVVSESQERVFTEPFFAGIVRGISSALADTSLQLWLAMAQTQGERQRIENHLTSQHVDGVLLVMLHESDPLPQLLRQRGLPTVLGGRPVNVDPQISYVDMDNVNGARAAVEYLLASGRKRVATIAGPQDLGVGVDRLVGYRAAVQNAAVEPLIEFGDFSEYSGVDAMRRLLARRPDLDAVFVASDLMAAGAVRALRDNGRRIPEDVAVIGFEDSPVARQTDPPLTTVYQPVEDMGRHMVRLLLSRIRGEDQPTHVLLDTHLVHRNSA from the coding sequence ATGACGACGCAGCGCACCAGGTCTGCGGGGCGGCCCACGCTGGATGAAGTGGCCGCGCTCGCCGGCGTGGGCCGGGGCACCGTGTCGCGGGTCGTCAACGGCTCACCCCAGGTCAGCCCGGAGGCCCGCTCGGCCGTCCAGGAGGCGATCAAGGAGCTGGGCTACGTGCCCAACCGCGCCGCCCGGGCCCTGGTCACCCAGCGCACCGACTCCGTCGCCCTGGTCGTGTCCGAGTCGCAGGAACGCGTCTTCACCGAGCCGTTCTTCGCCGGCATCGTGCGCGGCATCAGCTCCGCCCTGGCCGACACGTCCCTGCAGCTGTGGCTGGCCATGGCGCAGACCCAGGGCGAGCGCCAGCGCATCGAGAACCACCTCACCAGCCAGCACGTCGACGGCGTGCTGCTGGTCATGCTGCACGAGTCCGACCCGCTGCCGCAGCTGCTGCGCCAGCGCGGCCTGCCCACCGTGCTCGGCGGCCGCCCCGTCAACGTCGACCCGCAGATCTCGTACGTCGACATGGACAACGTCAACGGGGCCCGCGCCGCCGTCGAATACCTGCTGGCCTCCGGCCGCAAGCGGGTCGCCACCATCGCCGGCCCGCAGGACCTCGGCGTGGGCGTCGACCGCCTCGTCGGCTACCGCGCCGCCGTGCAGAACGCGGCCGTCGAGCCGCTGATCGAGTTCGGCGACTTCAGCGAGTACAGCGGCGTCGACGCCATGCGCCGGCTGCTGGCCCGCCGCCCCGACCTCGACGCCGTCTTCGTCGCCTCCGACCTGATGGCCGCCGGCGCGGTGCGCGCCCTGCGCGACAACGGCCGCCGCATCCCTGAGGACGTCGCCGTGATCGGGTTCGAGGACTCGCCCGTCGCCCGGCAGACCGACCCGCCGCTCACCACCGTCTACCAGCCCGTCGAGGACATGGGCCGGCACATGGTCCGGCTGCTGCTCAGCCGCATCCGCGGCGAGGACCAGCCCACCCACGTCCTCCTCGACACCCACCTGGTCCACCGGAATTCTGCCTGA
- a CDS encoding amino acid-binding protein: MLLRVRVALPDRPGSLGQVARTLGVAGADIVQVVVLERLGGRAIDDFTVVWPGGAGVERLRAGLGAMPGVRVDGIWRAIGAPVAGAFDAELLTQVAANPNEGLATLVDTVPALLAADWAMALQVPADWAARGSVGIDARHGADDMAVLGAVRKRPAPPVVYASWRAPEQLLLPEVTPLRARAITGADGTRYALAPFGRAGLVLVVARTADAELPVAAFHATEVDRVAQLVRAAAAIVGDRLDGAKAPAPREPQRSAEAPASAV, translated from the coding sequence ATGCTGCTGAGGGTCAGAGTCGCCCTGCCCGATCGTCCCGGCTCGCTGGGGCAGGTGGCCCGGACTCTGGGTGTGGCCGGCGCGGACATCGTCCAGGTGGTCGTGCTCGAGCGTCTCGGCGGCCGGGCCATCGACGACTTCACCGTGGTGTGGCCCGGTGGAGCCGGGGTCGAGCGCCTGCGCGCGGGTTTGGGCGCGATGCCCGGCGTGCGGGTCGACGGCATCTGGCGCGCGATCGGCGCGCCGGTCGCGGGCGCGTTCGACGCCGAGCTGCTCACCCAGGTCGCGGCGAACCCCAACGAGGGCCTGGCCACCCTGGTGGACACGGTGCCGGCGCTGCTGGCCGCCGACTGGGCGATGGCCCTGCAGGTGCCGGCCGACTGGGCCGCCCGCGGCTCGGTGGGCATCGACGCGCGCCACGGGGCCGACGACATGGCCGTGCTGGGCGCGGTCCGCAAGCGCCCGGCGCCCCCGGTGGTGTACGCGAGCTGGCGCGCCCCGGAGCAGCTCCTGCTGCCGGAGGTCACGCCGCTGCGGGCGCGCGCGATCACCGGCGCCGACGGCACCCGCTATGCGCTCGCGCCGTTCGGACGGGCTGGGCTGGTGCTGGTCGTGGCGCGGACGGCCGACGCGGAGCTGCCGGTGGCGGCGTTCCACGCGACCGAGGTAGACCGGGTGGCGCAGCTGGTGCGGGCCGCCGCGGCGATCGTCGGCGACCGGCTGGACGGGGCGAAAGCGCCCGCCCCGCGGGAGCCCCAGCGCTCCGCGGAAGCCCCGGCATCAGCGGTCTGA